A portion of the Paenibacillus hamazuiensis genome contains these proteins:
- a CDS encoding extracellular solute-binding protein — MKNRPICLLVPLLSVTLAAGCTQNTNTPLSPKPAPASSGKRISFSFAVSANNNKAAESANDIQSNKWVKQLAELTGADIRYQVLPTNQFEQKLSLLLAGGELPDVVQGFMPADARMNGSVEAGLFRPLDDLLSKYGQHLLKTIPKEAWDSVSYNGRIYALPQFLSNPARRTTFLRMDLLKQSGLPVPKTMDDVLNVLRAFKKLGVEQPYQMREAFKYADLPLAAYDVLPAWERQGDRVVPKFFHAERMMQALQAYKTMYDEKLISKEFATINPTMFANMIYAGKSGMWTGNAASLGAFDSQIRQSVPSASVEAIPSTFGPDGGGGYTLYAPVISSYYISGKVSEQTAGRIVAYFDWMLTEEADRFFSLGIEGDTYHIKDGAIVYRQPVTPEEINDQDMLDFLHVFKDGTYSGVKLRMEQSADGRKTIDLLDRVLVKVGRSQIVFTPDLSGAAKYPDLAMNIDQYGKFVLNHMIKMIYGKEPISDWPAVIEEWRSKGGDELVREATERYNRKTGVIEIKPKP, encoded by the coding sequence ATGAAGAACCGGCCTATATGTTTGCTCGTGCCGCTGCTTTCCGTAACCCTGGCGGCGGGATGTACGCAAAATACGAATACCCCCCTCAGCCCGAAACCGGCCCCGGCCTCCTCCGGCAAACGCATTTCGTTTTCCTTTGCTGTAAGCGCAAACAATAACAAGGCGGCCGAATCGGCCAATGACATTCAATCCAATAAATGGGTGAAACAACTCGCGGAGCTGACAGGCGCCGATATCCGTTACCAGGTGCTTCCGACCAACCAGTTCGAGCAAAAGCTGTCGCTGCTGCTGGCCGGAGGCGAGCTGCCCGACGTCGTTCAAGGTTTCATGCCGGCCGATGCGCGGATGAACGGCTCCGTGGAGGCCGGGTTGTTCCGGCCGCTTGACGATCTGCTCAGCAAGTACGGCCAACATCTGTTGAAAACGATACCGAAGGAAGCCTGGGATTCGGTTTCCTATAACGGCCGCATTTACGCGCTGCCGCAATTTTTGTCCAACCCGGCCCGGCGCACGACGTTTTTGCGTATGGACTTGCTGAAGCAGAGCGGGCTGCCCGTGCCGAAAACGATGGACGACGTGCTGAATGTGCTGCGGGCGTTCAAGAAGCTTGGCGTGGAGCAGCCGTACCAAATGCGCGAAGCATTCAAATATGCCGATTTGCCGCTCGCCGCTTACGACGTGCTCCCCGCCTGGGAACGGCAGGGAGACCGGGTCGTGCCGAAGTTTTTTCACGCAGAACGGATGATGCAAGCTCTTCAGGCATACAAAACGATGTATGACGAGAAGCTCATTTCCAAAGAATTTGCGACGATCAATCCTACGATGTTCGCCAACATGATCTATGCCGGCAAAAGCGGCATGTGGACGGGCAACGCCGCCAGCCTCGGCGCATTCGACAGCCAAATCAGGCAGTCGGTCCCTTCCGCATCCGTCGAGGCGATCCCGTCCACGTTCGGTCCGGACGGCGGGGGCGGCTATACGCTGTATGCGCCGGTGATCAGCTCGTACTACATAAGCGGCAAAGTGAGTGAGCAGACAGCCGGACGGATCGTCGCTTATTTCGATTGGATGCTGACGGAGGAAGCGGACCGTTTTTTCAGCCTGGGGATTGAAGGCGATACTTACCATATAAAGGATGGAGCCATCGTTTACCGGCAGCCCGTCACGCCTGAAGAAATCAACGATCAGGACATGCTCGATTTCCTTCATGTGTTTAAAGACGGAACCTATAGCGGTGTGAAGCTGAGGATGGAGCAAAGCGCGGACGGCCGCAAAACGATCGACTTGCTGGACCGGGTGCTGGTGAAGGTTGGCCGCTCCCAAATCGTCTTTACGCCCGACCTCTCGGGAGCCGCCAAATATCCGGACCTGGCGATGAACATCGACCAATACGGCAAATTCGTCCTGAACCATATGATCAAAATGATTTACGGCAAGGAGCCGATATCGGACTGGCCCGCAGTTATCGAGGAGTGGAGAAGCAAAGGCGGCGACGAGCTGGTCCGCGAAGCGACCGAGCGCTACAACCGGAAAACCGGCGTCATCGAAATCAAGCCGAAACCGTAA
- a CDS encoding response regulator codes for MRSILIVDDEATILKGLAVMTQNYDASLTVHTAANGAEALERIRREPPDVLLTDIRMPRMDGLSLCEAVHNMDEPIAVAVISGYGDFGYAQKCLSFGVKEYLLKPVTEAELYPVLGKLLSESPRVPFSISQYEEWLERTETAIWGPSDGQELHDLLSEWTVMTNLLPKDQLRVLVHDILSLLVKRLNARHVFEFELAADASDREMSAAELQHFFETALFELAAELALKRGGSQKNVPDEMMAYIDRNLAGEITLDEVAERIGLTPSYLSSLFKKTTQMSFVQYKTKKRIEMAKRLLELPHYRVTDVAAEVGYESYPHFVRIFKSLTGCTPSEYRSRMGIK; via the coding sequence ATGAGATCGATTTTGATTGTCGACGATGAAGCGACGATTCTCAAAGGCCTCGCCGTCATGACGCAAAACTACGACGCCTCCCTTACCGTGCATACGGCGGCGAACGGAGCGGAAGCGCTGGAGCGGATTCGCCGCGAACCTCCGGACGTACTGCTGACCGATATCCGCATGCCCAGGATGGACGGGCTGTCTCTTTGCGAGGCTGTACATAACATGGACGAGCCGATTGCGGTCGCAGTTATTTCCGGCTACGGCGACTTCGGTTATGCGCAAAAATGCCTGTCCTTCGGAGTCAAGGAATACTTGCTCAAGCCGGTAACTGAGGCCGAGTTATATCCGGTGCTGGGCAAGCTGCTGAGCGAATCCCCCCGCGTGCCCTTTTCCATCTCACAATACGAAGAATGGCTGGAACGGACGGAAACCGCGATATGGGGCCCCTCGGACGGGCAGGAGCTTCACGATCTCCTGAGCGAATGGACGGTCATGACGAACCTGCTGCCCAAAGATCAGCTGCGGGTCCTCGTTCACGATATTTTGTCCTTGCTGGTGAAAAGGCTTAATGCCAGGCATGTGTTTGAATTCGAGCTTGCGGCGGATGCCTCGGACCGCGAGATGTCCGCGGCGGAGCTGCAGCATTTTTTTGAAACGGCGCTGTTCGAATTGGCCGCTGAGCTTGCGCTCAAACGGGGCGGCAGCCAAAAAAACGTGCCGGATGAAATGATGGCGTACATCGATCGAAACCTCGCCGGGGAAATTACCCTGGACGAGGTGGCCGAGCGGATCGGTCTCACCCCCTCCTATTTGAGCTCGCTGTTTAAGAAGACGACGCAGATGAGTTTTGTCCAGTATAAAACGAAAAAGCGGATCGAGATGGCGAAGCGGCTGCTCGAGCTGCCTCATTACCGGGTGACGGACGTGGCGGCCGAGGTCGGCTACGAAAGTTACCCGCATTTTGTCCGCATCTTCAAAAGTTTGACCGGCTGCACTCCTTCGGAGTACCGGAGCCGGATGGGGATCAAATGA
- a CDS encoding DUF1572 family protein has protein sequence MESSQELDLHKKVLLPKYEEILRRIAGACDQLSEEELAWRPTPESNSIANLIVHICGNIHERIGAGMLGRASVRRREEEFRPDVAYSREQLMAMLRDAFAVLCRTLEEATPELLLKTQTIRGKERSNLALFHQCAGHFSEHLGQVLYIAKMRLGGRYESTSI, from the coding sequence ATGGAATCAAGTCAAGAGCTCGATCTGCACAAAAAAGTGCTGCTGCCCAAATATGAAGAAATATTGCGCCGGATCGCCGGGGCATGCGATCAGTTAAGCGAGGAGGAGCTCGCATGGCGGCCGACGCCGGAAAGCAACAGCATTGCCAATCTGATCGTCCATATTTGCGGAAATATTCACGAAAGAATCGGGGCCGGCATGCTGGGCCGCGCCTCGGTACGGCGCCGGGAAGAGGAGTTCCGTCCCGACGTCGCTTATTCCCGCGAGCAGCTCATGGCGATGCTGCGGGATGCATTTGCCGTGCTGTGCCGAACACTGGAGGAAGCGACGCCGGAGCTGCTGCTGAAGACGCAGACCATTCGGGGAAAAGAACGCAGCAACCTGGCTTTGTTTCATCAATGCGCCGGCCATTTTTCCGAGCATCTCGGGCAGGTGCTGTACATCGCCAAAATGCGGCTCGGCGGCCGCTATGAGTCGACAAGCATTTAA
- a CDS encoding helix-turn-helix transcriptional regulator — MRADRLLSIILLLQAHGKMTAKELSEHLEVSERTILRDMDALSTSGVPVFAERGSGGGWQLAEGFRTSLTGLKKEEAAAQALLLLSASPTLHDLGLEQPLEGARLKLQAALPAMYRKDIDLVRERIHIDGAGWNRSREPVPHLLRIQEAVWAQERLRIVYLRHDGTVRREIDPLGLVAKSGAWYVVALVHEPASAGEEAGVAASTAAPGGAALAAREERGGGAGRDLAEAVPVAPAADAEGAAAPSGGIRTYRVSRIEAADGTGETFARPEHFDLAAYWEQSTAQFHASLPQYTARVRLDGKLLRVLGQRRFVSVQHARPADDNDVWLADIRFDGFDAACETLLGLGPQVEVAEPEELRRELKIRAEAVAAMYAKDDPACAKS; from the coding sequence ATGCGAGCGGATCGCCTGCTTTCCATTATTTTGCTGCTGCAAGCTCACGGAAAAATGACGGCCAAAGAGCTGTCGGAGCATCTGGAGGTGTCGGAGCGGACCATCCTGCGGGACATGGACGCGCTCAGCACCTCGGGAGTGCCGGTGTTCGCGGAGCGCGGCTCCGGCGGCGGCTGGCAGCTTGCCGAAGGGTTCCGCACGAGCCTCACCGGGCTGAAAAAAGAAGAGGCCGCCGCCCAGGCGCTGCTTCTGCTGAGCGCCTCCCCGACGCTGCACGACCTCGGCCTGGAGCAGCCGCTCGAGGGCGCGCGGCTGAAGCTGCAGGCGGCGCTGCCCGCGATGTACCGCAAGGACATCGACCTCGTCCGCGAGCGCATCCACATCGACGGCGCCGGCTGGAACCGGTCGCGCGAGCCGGTGCCTCACCTGCTGCGCATCCAGGAGGCGGTGTGGGCGCAGGAACGGCTGCGCATCGTCTACCTCAGGCACGACGGCACGGTCCGACGGGAGATCGACCCGCTCGGCCTCGTGGCCAAAAGCGGCGCCTGGTACGTAGTGGCGCTCGTCCATGAGCCGGCGTCGGCCGGCGAAGAGGCCGGAGTCGCCGCTTCGACGGCAGCGCCGGGCGGCGCCGCTTTGGCGGCGCGGGAGGAGCGCGGCGGGGGCGCGGGACGCGACCTCGCGGAAGCCGTCCCCGTTGCCCCGGCCGCCGACGCGGAAGGCGCCGCGGCGCCATCCGGCGGCATCCGCACGTACCGCGTCTCCCGGATCGAAGCCGCGGACGGGACGGGCGAAACGTTTGCCCGCCCGGAGCATTTTGACCTTGCCGCTTACTGGGAGCAGTCGACGGCGCAATTTCACGCGAGCCTGCCGCAGTATACGGCCCGGGTCCGGTTGGACGGCAAGCTGCTGCGCGTTCTCGGCCAGCGGCGGTTCGTCTCCGTCCAGCACGCGCGGCCTGCCGACGATAACGACGTATGGCTCGCGGACATCCGCTTCGACGGCTTCGACGCCGCCTGCGAGACGCTGCTTGGCCTCGGTCCGCAGGTGGAGGTGGCGGAGCCGGAGGAGCTGCGCCGCGAGCTGAAAATCCGCGCGGAAGCCGTAGCGGCGATGTACGCTAAAGACGATCCGGCTTGTGCGAAGTCCTAG
- a CDS encoding DUF421 domain-containing protein, whose product MAINFLWEAVILLSANLLLLRLAGKKSVAQMTILEIIVILAIGTTMGHAIKENELWQVITVTAVFILFLIVCQKLQLKSRLLEKYMIGTATLVIQDGTVLEQSLKKLRITQSQLEMRLRQKGISYISDVKVATIESDGGLGYELMPHAAPVTKEELLAILDKRPGQEDKSEKTDENIFNQVIKNNR is encoded by the coding sequence ATGGCCATCAATTTCTTATGGGAAGCGGTTATTCTTCTGTCCGCCAACCTGCTTCTGCTCCGACTCGCCGGAAAAAAATCGGTCGCTCAGATGACCATCCTCGAAATCATCGTCATCCTGGCCATCGGCACGACGATGGGCCATGCCATCAAGGAAAACGAGCTTTGGCAGGTCATTACCGTAACGGCGGTGTTCATTTTGTTTCTGATCGTTTGTCAAAAGCTGCAGCTGAAGTCGCGGCTCCTCGAAAAGTACATGATCGGCACGGCGACGCTCGTTATCCAGGATGGCACCGTGCTTGAGCAGAGCCTGAAAAAGCTGCGCATAACGCAAAGCCAACTGGAGATGAGGCTTCGCCAGAAAGGCATTTCCTACATATCCGACGTCAAAGTCGCCACCATCGAATCCGACGGCGGGCTCGGCTACGAGCTTATGCCCCACGCCGCCCCCGTCACGAAAGAGGAGCTTCTCGCGATCCTGGACAAACGACCGGGCCAGGAGGACAAGTCAGAGAAAACGGATGAAAATATATTCAACCAGGTTATTAAAAACAACCGATAA
- a CDS encoding TetR/AcrR family transcriptional regulator C-terminal domain-containing protein encodes MARKRIYPMDLAGEAGSAQSAHIPLDRKRIVQKALDMLNEVGLKELSMRKIGDALGVKAASLYYHVKDKDELLQLIADQISLEMGMNWADASLPWKDQMVRWAEHFRAVLHKHRDAADIFGSTIALGPYRLQQIEALYKVFDAAGFRDEQIPWLSGMLKNYVLGFVSEEVRLTGMAQRKEVDVKSLGEQYLETYGRLPRDKFPHLIRLAPYSTGAHWEDEFHFGLKVLLDGFNAQLR; translated from the coding sequence GTGGCCCGGAAACGAATTTACCCGATGGATCTCGCAGGGGAAGCAGGCTCGGCACAGTCGGCCCACATCCCGCTTGACCGGAAGCGCATCGTGCAAAAAGCGCTGGACATGTTAAACGAGGTCGGCCTGAAAGAACTGAGCATGCGTAAAATCGGCGACGCCCTCGGCGTCAAGGCGGCTTCGCTGTATTATCACGTCAAGGATAAGGATGAGCTGCTGCAGCTGATTGCCGATCAAATCAGCCTGGAGATGGGAATGAATTGGGCGGATGCTTCTTTACCGTGGAAAGATCAGATGGTTCGCTGGGCGGAACACTTTCGGGCCGTTTTGCACAAACATCGGGATGCGGCGGACATTTTCGGCTCAACTATCGCGCTTGGGCCTTATCGGCTGCAGCAGATCGAAGCTTTGTACAAGGTATTCGACGCCGCCGGATTCCGCGACGAACAAATTCCATGGCTGTCCGGCATGTTGAAAAATTACGTGCTGGGGTTCGTTTCGGAAGAGGTCCGACTGACCGGCATGGCGCAGCGAAAAGAGGTGGATGTGAAGTCGCTCGGAGAGCAGTATCTGGAGACGTACGGCCGGCTGCCGCGGGACAAGTTTCCTCATCTGATTCGGCTTGCCCCTTATTCGACCGGCGCGCATTGGGAAGATGAATTCCATTTCGGGCTAAAGGTGCTTTTGGACGGCTTTAACGCACAGCTGCGTTAA
- a CDS encoding M23 family metallopeptidase: MKPQRKREKLTLMIIPDASRSIVRFKLSPFSLYAVPAAALLVLTGSWLTVYELQAAHIRDSTALKEIHQDQEKALNETIMQKNAELDKLHSELIELSEQTEEFKLRLQEVKKLESSIQALTRGPISSTPPKEPASSSPKGGTGGTAGQVTGEQADLLVETTRSDLSALTDEMNALIGHLSDSKEQLAEADRLRRITPSIWPSSSRTVTSGFGLRLDPFTQKPAFHSGLDIAGKLGDSVFATADGLVRETGSDSSYGNFVRIDHGGGIETFYGHLSRILTEPGQQVAKGQKIALVGSTGRSTGPHLHYEVRRNRVEIDPVPFLKSK, translated from the coding sequence ATGAAGCCGCAGCGCAAACGCGAAAAGCTGACGCTAATGATCATTCCGGACGCAAGCCGCAGCATCGTCCGGTTCAAGCTTTCGCCGTTCAGCTTGTACGCCGTTCCGGCCGCCGCTTTGCTCGTACTGACCGGCTCCTGGCTGACCGTCTATGAACTGCAGGCCGCTCACATTCGCGACTCCACTGCGCTTAAGGAGATTCATCAGGATCAGGAAAAAGCTTTGAATGAAACGATCATGCAAAAAAACGCCGAACTCGACAAGCTGCACAGCGAGCTGATCGAGCTGTCCGAGCAAACGGAGGAGTTCAAGCTTCGGCTGCAGGAGGTCAAAAAGCTGGAGAGCTCCATCCAGGCGCTTACCCGCGGTCCGATATCGTCCACGCCGCCGAAGGAGCCCGCGAGTTCTTCGCCGAAGGGCGGGACCGGCGGAACCGCGGGGCAGGTCACCGGCGAACAAGCCGATCTGCTCGTAGAAACCACAAGATCGGATTTATCGGCATTAACGGACGAAATGAACGCATTGATCGGCCATCTGAGCGATTCGAAGGAGCAGCTCGCGGAAGCCGACCGTCTTCGCCGGATCACCCCCTCCATCTGGCCCTCCTCGTCACGCACCGTCACTTCCGGCTTCGGCCTCCGTCTGGACCCTTTCACCCAGAAGCCCGCATTCCACAGCGGCCTCGACATCGCCGGCAAGCTGGGCGACTCCGTCTTCGCCACGGCGGACGGCCTCGTCCGCGAAACCGGTTCGGACAGCTCCTACGGCAATTTTGTCCGCATCGATCACGGAGGCGGCATCGAGACGTTTTATGGCCATCTCAGCCGGATATTGACCGAACCCGGCCAGCAGGTCGCCAAAGGCCAAAAGATCGCTCTGGTCGGCTCGACCGGCCGCAGCACGGGGCCCCATCTGCATTACGAGGTGCGTCGAAACCGCGTGGAAATCGATCCGGTACCTTTTTTAAAATCAAAATGA
- a CDS encoding heparin lyase I family protein, translated as MKKQLRMLAATAALVTALAAGSAVAYAATVTINSDGPNNGKTALQILQQYLGSDPVDGPTDASHLSETTSSGVGNVFQIRAGDSSDEDALDGSNTDRQRVEIKAYNSSPDNVKAFKGETVTYKWRFRAMSPYPVSSSGNFHHIFQLKASGGDDGAPILTFTVQDGYLKFRHSPIGSTMDEVVTLAQTPFSNIDGTWVEATVTVKNADSGSINMTLKKLDGTSIMSYSGTKDNWRTDADFNRPKWGIYRKIYSGMPEAKIQFSNIQITK; from the coding sequence ATGAAAAAGCAGCTTCGCATGTTGGCAGCGACGGCCGCGCTCGTCACGGCGCTGGCGGCCGGAAGCGCGGTCGCCTACGCCGCCACGGTCACGATCAATTCCGACGGACCGAATAACGGAAAAACCGCGCTGCAAATTTTGCAGCAGTATCTCGGCTCCGATCCGGTCGACGGACCTACGGATGCGAGCCACCTGAGCGAAACGACATCCAGCGGCGTCGGAAATGTGTTCCAGATTCGGGCCGGCGATTCGTCGGATGAGGACGCGCTCGACGGCAGCAACACGGATCGGCAGCGGGTGGAAATCAAAGCCTACAACAGCTCGCCGGACAATGTAAAGGCGTTTAAGGGAGAGACGGTCACGTACAAATGGCGATTCCGCGCGATGAGCCCTTATCCGGTATCGTCATCGGGGAATTTCCACCACATCTTCCAGCTCAAAGCTTCCGGCGGCGACGACGGCGCTCCTATTCTCACGTTCACGGTTCAGGACGGCTATTTGAAGTTCCGCCACAGCCCGATCGGCTCTACGATGGATGAAGTCGTTACGCTTGCGCAAACGCCGTTTTCCAATATCGACGGCACGTGGGTGGAAGCGACCGTCACCGTGAAAAATGCCGATAGCGGCTCGATCAACATGACGCTTAAAAAGCTGGACGGCACCTCGATCATGTCATACAGCGGCACGAAGGACAACTGGAGAACCGATGCCGACTTCAACCGGCCGAAATGGGGCATTTATCGCAAAATTTACTCCGGCATGCCGGAAGCGAAAATTCAATTCTCCAATATTCAAATCACGAAATAG
- a CDS encoding cache domain-containing sensor histidine kinase, whose protein sequence is MMTRSLSRRLTVYFLTVILLTLLTVSIAVYLRSTAELDKQNEQYMSQIVDNALEQTDSYLQAYERLTLSFMADERVKEFLDLKADDDYEAYAYRASIKESGIAPIFIRNPEVIMVYLIGSNGRAAYDYNSAISRPIDEEFLVGRARELEPLINDKGKMSVLNTGFSGIKDTFVVTMARRISGRKTPEFKGILGMEIKSQELARLWRRIHLGERSYFYIVDADGEFVYHPDASRIGSKLEPVLWEHIGRKTGERFISPSDGEDRMFISRKSDYSGWHLVLSVPVEELRKPVSGIRWTTAWVGLITLLIAVVLAFRFGSTITRPIRELVGGMRETEKGNWTTLPLPKTGDEVEGLVASYNLMVGRLSELVSQVYEAELANQKIRMERQTAEFQALQLQINPHFLYNTLETIVAYAVIQQSEEIKEIVRSMAYMLRYSVQTDLEEITVASELKHVLNYMAIINHRTGRHFEVEVAIPSEYLLHHMVRLTLQPLVENAFLHAFPDGIEDRHRIRIDGRMTDDFFEIMVEDNGEGIPPDKLAELSELLRTSRLTDLHAGKGDRKGGIGLVNVHRRIQMVFGESCGILLQSVPGHGTAAIMRIPKGPARGSSKKIS, encoded by the coding sequence ATGATGACGCGAAGTTTATCCCGGCGGCTGACCGTTTATTTTTTGACCGTCATCCTGCTTACGCTGCTGACTGTCAGCATTGCCGTTTACCTTCGTTCGACCGCCGAGCTGGACAAGCAAAACGAGCAGTATATGTCGCAGATCGTAGATAACGCTCTGGAGCAGACGGATTCGTATCTTCAAGCCTATGAGCGGCTGACGCTCTCTTTTATGGCGGATGAACGCGTCAAGGAATTTCTCGATTTAAAGGCGGATGATGACTACGAGGCATATGCGTATCGGGCTTCTATTAAGGAAAGCGGCATCGCGCCGATTTTCATCCGCAATCCCGAGGTCATCATGGTGTATTTGATCGGCAGCAACGGAAGGGCGGCCTACGATTACAACTCCGCGATTTCGCGCCCGATCGACGAGGAATTTCTGGTGGGGCGCGCCCGGGAGCTCGAGCCGCTGATTAACGATAAGGGCAAGATGTCGGTGCTGAACACGGGATTTTCCGGGATCAAAGACACGTTTGTTGTAACGATGGCCAGGCGGATATCCGGCAGAAAAACGCCGGAGTTCAAAGGCATCCTCGGCATGGAAATCAAGTCGCAGGAGCTCGCCCGGCTCTGGCGGCGCATCCATCTCGGCGAGCGCAGCTACTTCTATATCGTCGACGCCGACGGCGAATTCGTGTACCATCCGGACGCGTCGCGGATCGGCAGCAAACTCGAGCCGGTGCTCTGGGAACATATCGGCAGGAAGACCGGGGAGCGGTTTATCTCTCCTTCCGACGGGGAGGACCGCATGTTTATAAGCCGCAAATCGGACTACTCCGGATGGCATCTGGTATTGTCCGTACCCGTGGAGGAGCTGCGCAAGCCGGTTTCGGGCATTCGCTGGACAACGGCCTGGGTCGGGCTGATCACTCTGCTGATCGCCGTCGTTCTCGCCTTCCGCTTCGGCTCGACGATTACCCGGCCGATCCGGGAGCTCGTCGGCGGAATGCGCGAGACCGAGAAAGGGAATTGGACGACGCTCCCGCTGCCGAAAACGGGCGACGAAGTCGAAGGCCTCGTCGCGAGCTATAACCTGATGGTCGGCCGGCTGTCGGAGCTTGTCTCCCAAGTTTATGAAGCCGAGCTCGCTAACCAGAAAATCCGGATGGAACGGCAAACCGCCGAATTTCAAGCGCTGCAGCTGCAGATCAATCCGCATTTTCTGTACAATACGCTGGAGACGATCGTCGCGTACGCCGTCATTCAGCAATCCGAGGAGATCAAGGAAATCGTCCGCTCGATGGCGTATATGCTGCGTTACTCCGTGCAGACGGATCTGGAGGAAATTACGGTGGCGAGCGAGTTGAAGCACGTGCTGAATTACATGGCGATCATAAACCACCGGACGGGGAGACATTTTGAGGTGGAGGTGGCGATCCCCTCCGAATATTTGCTGCACCATATGGTTCGGCTGACGCTGCAGCCGCTTGTGGAAAACGCGTTCCTTCATGCTTTTCCGGACGGCATCGAAGACCGCCACCGCATACGTATTGACGGCCGCATGACCGACGATTTTTTTGAAATTATGGTGGAGGATAACGGGGAAGGTATCCCGCCGGACAAGCTGGCGGAGCTGAGCGAGCTGCTGCGCACGAGCAGGCTCACCGACCTTCATGCGGGAAAAGGCGACCGCAAAGGCGGCATCGGCCTCGTCAACGTGCACCGCCGCATTCAGATGGTGTTCGGCGAAAGCTGCGGCATTTTGCTGCAAAGCGTTCCCGGACATGGAACGGCCGCGATCATGCGCATTCCGAAAGGGCCCGCGCGGGGTTCAAGCAAAAAGATCAGTTGA
- a CDS encoding SDR family oxidoreductase yields the protein MKPLQGKVAVVAGATRGAGRGIAAMLGEAGATVYVTGRTTRERKSDMNRTETIEETAELVTAKGGVGIPVRVDHSVEAEVKALFERVGREQDGRLDILINDIWGCDPLNVWGQTFWEHSLADGLLTQQRAVHTHMITSYYGAPLMIARRQGLIIEITDGTDYAYRGNLYYSLAKISVIHLAEAMAAELKEHGVTALALTPGFLRSEAMLDHFGVTEANWRDGAKKDPHFIASETPYFVGRAAAALAADPNVSEKAGKALSSWDLSREYGFMDIDGSSPHWGDYFQKHVLKEQ from the coding sequence ATGAAACCATTGCAGGGAAAAGTCGCCGTAGTCGCAGGAGCGACCAGGGGAGCGGGCAGAGGAATTGCCGCGATGCTCGGCGAGGCGGGAGCCACCGTATACGTAACAGGCCGTACGACCCGCGAGCGGAAGTCGGATATGAACCGCACGGAGACGATCGAAGAGACTGCGGAGCTGGTCACGGCGAAAGGAGGCGTCGGCATTCCGGTCCGGGTGGACCATTCGGTGGAAGCCGAGGTGAAAGCTTTGTTCGAACGCGTCGGGCGGGAGCAGGACGGAAGGTTGGACATCCTCATTAACGACATATGGGGCTGCGATCCGCTGAACGTATGGGGGCAGACGTTCTGGGAGCATTCGCTGGCGGATGGGCTGCTCACCCAGCAGCGGGCCGTGCATACGCATATGATCACGAGCTACTACGGGGCGCCGCTGATGATCGCCCGCAGGCAGGGGCTGATTATTGAAATTACCGACGGCACGGACTATGCGTACCGCGGCAATCTTTACTACAGCCTGGCGAAAATTTCCGTCATCCACCTGGCGGAAGCGATGGCGGCCGAATTGAAGGAGCATGGCGTAACGGCGCTGGCGCTGACGCCGGGGTTTTTGCGCTCCGAGGCGATGCTCGATCACTTCGGCGTGACGGAAGCGAACTGGCGCGACGGGGCGAAGAAGGACCCACACTTCATCGCTTCGGAAACGCCGTATTTCGTCGGCAGAGCCGCCGCCGCGCTCGCCGCCGATCCGAACGTGTCCGAAAAAGCCGGCAAAGCGCTCAGCTCGTGGGACTTGTCCCGCGAATACGGCTTCATGGACATCGACGGCAGCTCCCCACATTGGGGCGACTACTTTCAAAAGCATGTGTTAAAGGAGCAGTGA
- a CDS encoding bactofilin family protein has protein sequence MLSVKKASSAVETIIGENTVCDGKVSCETNLRVEGKVVGDIECSGEVVIGEHAVVHSSILAKDVVIAGTVHGNVQATGRLTVMPTGQLIGNMEATTLQVMEGAVFTGSSAMAQRSSVSPLSGSGKGREGKESKEGRHQKQGTDHAAANAV, from the coding sequence TTGCTGTCAGTCAAAAAAGCATCGTCTGCCGTTGAAACGATCATTGGCGAAAATACGGTTTGCGACGGGAAGGTAAGCTGCGAAACGAACCTGCGGGTGGAAGGAAAGGTCGTCGGAGACATCGAATGCTCCGGCGAGGTCGTCATCGGCGAACACGCGGTCGTGCATTCGAGTATATTGGCCAAAGATGTCGTCATAGCGGGCACCGTGCACGGCAATGTACAGGCTACAGGCAGGCTGACGGTGATGCCTACCGGCCAGCTGATCGGCAATATGGAGGCGACGACGCTCCAGGTCATGGAAGGAGCGGTGTTCACCGGCAGCAGCGCGATGGCGCAAAGATCGTCGGTCAGCCCGCTCAGCGGAAGCGGCAAGGGCAGGGAAGGCAAAGAAAGCAAAGAAGGCAGGCATCAGAAGCAGGGCACCGACCACGCCGCAGCGAATGCCGTGTAA